Proteins encoded in a region of the Marinobacter arenosus genome:
- a CDS encoding sodium:calcium antiporter, whose product MPIVDPDSWTLLQSIAVFSICALVIAIAGTRITRVVDQLADRTGLGEATAGAVLLGAATSLSGAVLSVTAAYRGHPELAVSNALGGIAVQTFFLAIADIVYRRANLEHAAASAPNMMQNGLLIALLALILLAPSLPDVTVWNIHPVTPILLGFYFYGTRLIQSAGDNPMWHPSVTGETRQDEPESQSRLPSLSRLWTEFAVLMATLGVAGLVLEPAATTISSEAGLSQTIVGVLLTAISTSIPELVTSVAAVRRGALTLAVAGIIGGNAFDTLFMAASDIAYRDGSLYHTMTADSERWVALTLLMAAILIMGLIRRERYGVGRIGAESVAIMVLYGLGVVLMFTG is encoded by the coding sequence GTGCCGATCGTGGATCCGGACAGCTGGACACTGCTGCAGAGCATCGCGGTTTTCAGTATCTGTGCCTTGGTCATAGCGATCGCGGGGACACGCATCACACGCGTGGTCGACCAGCTCGCCGACCGGACCGGGCTGGGTGAGGCGACAGCCGGAGCGGTGCTTCTGGGGGCCGCGACGTCGCTGAGTGGTGCGGTGCTCTCGGTGACCGCAGCCTACCGGGGGCACCCGGAGCTGGCTGTCAGTAATGCCCTGGGGGGCATCGCGGTGCAGACCTTTTTCCTGGCCATTGCCGACATTGTCTATCGTCGTGCGAACCTGGAACACGCGGCTGCCTCGGCGCCGAACATGATGCAGAACGGATTGCTGATCGCGCTCCTGGCGTTGATCCTTTTGGCACCGAGCTTGCCAGATGTCACCGTCTGGAACATCCACCCCGTGACCCCGATACTGCTGGGTTTCTATTTCTACGGCACCCGGCTCATCCAGAGTGCCGGCGACAACCCCATGTGGCACCCCTCCGTTACCGGTGAAACCCGACAGGATGAACCGGAGAGCCAGAGCCGGTTGCCATCACTTAGCCGTCTCTGGACAGAATTCGCAGTGCTCATGGCAACCCTTGGCGTGGCTGGCCTGGTACTGGAGCCCGCCGCCACGACCATCAGCTCGGAAGCCGGGTTAAGCCAGACAATCGTCGGTGTGCTTCTGACGGCGATCAGTACGTCCATTCCGGAGCTGGTAACGTCAGTGGCCGCGGTAAGGCGAGGGGCGCTCACACTCGCGGTGGCTGGCATCATCGGCGGGAATGCCTTCGATACGCTGTTCATGGCTGCTTCGGACATCGCCTACCGGGACGGCTCGCTCTACCACACGATGACCGCCGACTCGGAACGTTGGGTCGCCCTGACTCTCTTGATGGCGGCCATCCTGATCATGGGGCTGATACGTCGGGAGCGCTATGGTGTCGGACGAATCGGTGCCGAGAGTGTGGCAATCATGGTGCTCTACGGGCTTGGTGTGGTGTTGATGTTCACTGGCTGA
- a CDS encoding ion transporter → MATIKPGGLGIKTRLFQIIFESDTRLAKGFDVFLALLIFLSVGIILLDSVPDYHARYGEIFYAVEWGITLLFTIELALRIYCLEKPKLYLKSFYGIIDVLAVLPTWLALLIPGAQTLVVVRLLRTLRLFRVLEMMTVVGEGRLLMGALIRSRHQILLFLFSVLMVVTIFSSLLYLIEPAEAGFTSIPKSIYWGIVTLTTVGYGDITPVTAWGQFISMMIMLTGYSIIALPVGVFSAEVIRTLRAERYSDEACPGCGKHRHEVDAKYCKHCGTWLNEETPDPRSSE, encoded by the coding sequence ATGGCGACGATAAAACCCGGTGGCCTGGGAATTAAAACACGCCTTTTTCAGATCATTTTCGAGTCTGATACCCGCCTGGCCAAGGGCTTTGATGTTTTTCTGGCGTTGCTGATATTCCTCAGCGTGGGGATTATTCTCCTGGACAGTGTGCCGGACTATCACGCCCGCTACGGCGAGATTTTTTACGCTGTGGAGTGGGGCATAACGCTGCTGTTCACCATTGAGCTGGCCCTGCGCATCTATTGCCTGGAGAAACCGAAGCTTTACCTGAAAAGCTTCTACGGGATTATCGACGTTCTGGCGGTCCTGCCCACCTGGCTGGCGTTATTGATTCCGGGGGCGCAGACGCTCGTCGTCGTGCGCCTGCTGCGGACCCTGCGGCTGTTTCGGGTACTGGAAATGATGACGGTGGTGGGCGAGGGCCGTCTGCTGATGGGCGCGCTGATTCGCAGCCGGCACCAGATCCTGCTTTTTCTGTTTTCCGTGCTGATGGTCGTGACCATCTTCTCTTCGTTGCTCTATCTCATTGAGCCGGCTGAGGCGGGCTTCACCAGTATTCCCAAATCCATCTACTGGGGCATTGTGACACTGACAACCGTGGGCTATGGCGATATCACGCCGGTCACCGCCTGGGGGCAGTTCATTTCCATGATGATCATGTTGACGGGCTACTCGATCATCGCGCTGCCCGTCGGGGTGTTTTCCGCGGAAGTGATTCGCACCCTGCGCGCGGAACGTTACTCCGATGAAGCCTGCCCGGGCTGCGGTAAACACCGCCATGAAGTCGACGCCAAATACTGTAAACACTGCGGCACCTGGCTTAATGAAGAGACGCCCGATCCGCGCAGCTCCGAATGA
- a CDS encoding DEAD/DEAH box helicase → MNAPFKLRPYQQEAVDATLRHFRQSDESAVIVLPTGAGKSLVIAELARLARRKILVLTHVKELVEQNHAKYQSYGLEGGVFSAGLKRKENRHQVTFASVQSVAANLDQFRDEYSLVIIDECHRVSGEETSQYQRIIELLRQQNDALKVLGLTATPYRLAMGWIYRYHYRGFVRGSGDEQDKPFQHCIYELPLSYMINRGYLTKPELVNAAVAQYDFSALAQDRFGEYAEKDVNQLLSKHKRVTRAIIEQVMELATERQGVMIFAATVDHAREITGYLPENQTALVTGATDLKDRDLLIQRFKQRQLKYLVNVSVLTTGFDAPHVDVIAILRPTQSVSLYQQIVGRGLRLDDGKKDCLVIDYAGNSVNLHHPEVGEPKPNPDSEPVQVFCPGCGFANIFWGKTDSDGRVIEHYGRRCQGLLEPADEDGPAGQRGRPEQCDYRFRFKECPHCGGENDIAARNCNQCHKAMIDPDDQLRDALKLKDAMVIRCAGITLSTSTGKTDGTLRITYHGEDGEELSESFDFSKPAQRIVFNRLFGRRFANSQAPKTFSRAGEVLEMQALLSAPDFVIARKQKHYWQVQERIFDYQGHYRKANEV, encoded by the coding sequence ATGAATGCGCCTTTCAAGCTGCGGCCTTACCAGCAGGAAGCGGTCGATGCCACGTTGAGGCACTTCCGCCAGTCCGATGAGTCGGCTGTTATTGTGCTGCCCACCGGTGCGGGCAAAAGCCTGGTCATTGCCGAGCTGGCCCGCCTTGCCCGCCGCAAAATTCTGGTACTCACCCATGTAAAAGAGCTGGTGGAGCAGAACCACGCCAAGTACCAGAGCTATGGGTTAGAGGGCGGCGTCTTCTCCGCCGGGCTCAAGCGTAAGGAAAACCGGCATCAGGTCACCTTTGCCAGCGTGCAGTCGGTAGCCGCGAATCTGGATCAGTTCCGGGATGAATACTCGCTGGTCATCATCGATGAATGCCATCGGGTCAGTGGCGAGGAAACCAGTCAGTACCAGCGGATCATCGAGCTGCTGCGGCAACAGAATGATGCCCTCAAGGTGCTCGGGCTCACCGCCACGCCTTATCGTCTGGCCATGGGCTGGATCTATCGCTATCACTACCGGGGCTTTGTTCGCGGCTCGGGTGACGAGCAGGATAAGCCCTTCCAGCACTGCATCTACGAACTGCCGTTGAGCTACATGATCAACCGGGGGTATCTCACCAAACCCGAGCTGGTGAACGCGGCGGTCGCGCAATACGATTTCTCCGCGCTGGCTCAGGATCGCTTTGGCGAATACGCCGAGAAGGACGTCAACCAGCTGCTGAGCAAACACAAGCGTGTGACCCGTGCCATCATCGAGCAGGTGATGGAGCTGGCCACTGAGCGCCAGGGGGTGATGATCTTTGCGGCCACGGTGGACCATGCCCGGGAGATCACCGGCTATCTGCCGGAAAACCAGACCGCCCTGGTGACCGGCGCGACCGATCTGAAAGATCGGGATCTGCTGATCCAGCGCTTCAAACAGCGGCAGTTGAAGTATCTGGTGAATGTGTCCGTGCTGACCACGGGCTTTGATGCGCCCCATGTGGACGTCATTGCCATTCTTCGGCCTACCCAGTCGGTCAGCCTGTATCAGCAGATTGTGGGCCGCGGGCTTCGCCTGGACGACGGCAAAAAGGATTGCCTGGTGATTGATTACGCGGGCAACAGCGTGAACCTGCATCACCCGGAGGTGGGTGAGCCGAAACCGAACCCCGACAGCGAGCCGGTGCAGGTGTTCTGCCCGGGCTGTGGGTTTGCCAATATCTTCTGGGGCAAAACGGACAGTGACGGCCGCGTGATCGAGCATTACGGGCGCCGTTGTCAGGGGCTTTTGGAACCTGCGGACGAGGATGGGCCGGCCGGGCAGCGCGGGCGCCCTGAACAGTGCGATTACCGTTTTCGGTTCAAGGAGTGTCCGCACTGCGGCGGCGAGAACGATATCGCGGCCCGCAACTGTAACCAGTGTCACAAGGCCATGATCGATCCGGATGATCAGTTACGAGACGCCCTGAAACTCAAGGATGCCATGGTGATCCGTTGCGCCGGGATCACGTTAAGCACGTCGACCGGCAAAACCGACGGCACACTGAGGATCACCTATCACGGTGAGGATGGGGAGGAACTCAGCGAGTCGTTCGATTTCAGCAAGCCGGCGCAGCGCATCGTCTTTAACAGACTCTTCGGCCGTCGCTTCGCGAACAGCCAGGCGCCGAAGACCTTCAGCAGGGCGGGTGAGGTGCTTGAGATGCAGGCCTTGTTGTCGGCACCGGACTTTGTGATTGCCCGCAAGCAGAAGCACTATTGGCAGGTGCAGGAACGGATCTTTGATTATCAGGGCCACTATCGGAAGGCGAACGAGGTGTGA
- a CDS encoding nucleoside deaminase produces the protein MINETDMKHLTRCVELASMAVDSGNPPFGSVLVDETGAVRYEGHNETAGGDETRHPEFEIARWAAANMTPDERAASTVYTSGEHCPMCAAAHGWVGLGRIVYASSSEQLSGWLDELNVAPPPVATLPINRVVPGVPTEGPFSELADPLRELHRRYALAER, from the coding sequence GTGATCAACGAAACCGATATGAAGCACCTGACCCGCTGCGTGGAACTCGCCTCGATGGCGGTTGATAGCGGGAACCCGCCTTTCGGTTCGGTGCTGGTGGATGAAACCGGTGCCGTCAGGTACGAGGGCCACAATGAAACCGCTGGCGGTGATGAAACCCGCCACCCGGAGTTTGAAATAGCGCGCTGGGCCGCCGCCAATATGACGCCGGATGAGCGAGCCGCATCAACCGTGTATACCTCTGGCGAACACTGTCCGATGTGCGCGGCAGCCCACGGCTGGGTTGGCCTCGGGCGAATCGTCTATGCCAGTTCTTCAGAACAGCTTTCAGGCTGGCTGGACGAACTCAACGTGGCGCCACCGCCCGTCGCGACCCTGCCAATTAATCGGGTTGTTCCGGGCGTTCCCACAGAGGGCCCCTTCTCCGAGCTCGCAGACCCCTTGCGAGAGCTGCATCGACGTTACGCGTTGGCTGAGCGGTAG